A stretch of Paenibacillus sp. URB8-2 DNA encodes these proteins:
- the metH gene encoding methionine synthase, with protein sequence MAKPTLAEALEQRILILDGAMGTMIQQVPLTGEDFGGDELDGCNEMLVLTRPEVIRDIHEAYLEAGADLIETNTFGATSVVLAEYDIPQKAREINLVAAAIAREAVNKYDTPDRPRYVVGAMGPTTKTLSVTGGVTFSELTESYEEQAIALIEGGVDALMLETSQDTLNVKAGSIGIRNAFEKTGITLPVMISGTIEPMGTTLAGQNIEAFYISLEHLKPISIGLNCATGPEFMRDHIRSLSAMAKSAVSCYPNAGLPDENGNYHESPDSLARKVAAFAEKGWLNIAGGCCGTTPEHIRAMADTLSEYPPRPLNGSHPPALSGIEPVYIEQDNRPYMVGERTNVLGSRKFKRLIVEGKYEEASEIARAQVKSGAQVVDVCVQDPDRDETEDMEQFLELVVKKVKVPLMIDTTDPKVIDLALQYCQGKAIINSINLEDGEEKFEHVTPLIHKYGAAVVVGTIDESGQAIKAEDKLAVARRSYDLLVGKYGLSPEDLIFDTLVFPVGTGDEQYIGSAKETIDGIRLIKEALPGVHTVLGISNVSFGLPEAGREVLNSVFLYECTKAGLDYAIVNTEKVERYASIPEEERRLAEDLIYNTNDETLAVFVAAFRGKKVEKKEKISNLTLEERLASYVVEGSKEGLIPDLDEALKKYGALEIINGPLMSGMSEVGRLFNNNELIVAEVLQSAEVMKASVAHLEQFMEKNESSVKGKILLATVKGDVHDIGKNLVEIILSNNGYQIVNLGIKVPPETIIEAYRREKADAIGLSGLLVKSAQQMVLTAQDLRTAGIDVPIMVGGAALTRKFTKTRIRPEYDGLVLYAKDAMDGLDLANKLMNPLERAKMAEEMREENEAAAAAPQKPELPQLTRAVRSNISQDAPVYIPPDLERHVLRNYPLGHVIPYVNMQMLLGHHLGLRGSVEAQLAAGESRAVELKETVDDLLLEATVNGTISPHAMYRFFPAQSRGNDILIYDPEDTGKVLHTFTFPRQQVEPYLCLADFLKPVDSGVMDYVGFLVVTAGHGVRELSEELKNKGDYLRSHALQALALEVAEGLAERVHHMMRDTWGFPDSADMTMKQRHGARYQGIRVSFGYPACPDLEDQGPLFKLMSPEDIGVHLTDGFMMEPEASVSAMVFAHPEAQYFNVEKA encoded by the coding sequence TTGGCTAAACCTACACTTGCAGAAGCGCTGGAGCAGCGCATACTGATTCTAGACGGTGCTATGGGCACCATGATTCAGCAGGTTCCTTTGACTGGGGAAGATTTTGGCGGAGACGAGCTGGATGGCTGCAACGAAATGCTTGTGCTGACCAGACCCGAAGTCATTCGGGATATTCATGAAGCCTACCTGGAAGCAGGCGCCGATCTGATCGAGACGAATACGTTCGGGGCAACCTCGGTTGTGCTTGCGGAATACGATATTCCTCAAAAAGCGCGCGAAATCAATCTTGTCGCCGCTGCAATCGCCCGGGAAGCTGTTAATAAATATGATACTCCGGATCGTCCGCGCTACGTTGTGGGCGCAATGGGCCCGACAACCAAAACGCTGTCGGTTACCGGAGGCGTGACATTCAGCGAACTGACGGAAAGCTACGAAGAGCAGGCGATCGCGCTGATCGAAGGCGGCGTAGACGCCCTGATGCTCGAAACTTCTCAAGATACCTTGAATGTAAAAGCGGGCAGCATTGGCATTCGCAATGCATTCGAGAAGACAGGCATCACCTTGCCGGTTATGATTTCCGGGACGATCGAGCCGATGGGCACGACACTGGCCGGCCAGAACATCGAAGCCTTTTATATCTCGTTGGAGCATTTGAAGCCGATCTCCATCGGCCTTAACTGCGCGACCGGTCCGGAATTCATGCGGGACCATATCCGTTCGTTGTCCGCTATGGCCAAATCGGCGGTCAGCTGCTATCCGAACGCGGGTCTGCCCGACGAGAACGGGAACTACCACGAGTCGCCGGATTCGCTGGCGCGCAAGGTCGCGGCGTTCGCTGAGAAGGGCTGGCTTAACATCGCCGGCGGCTGCTGTGGCACTACACCGGAGCATATCCGCGCGATGGCGGACACCCTGTCGGAATATCCTCCGCGCCCTTTGAACGGAAGCCATCCGCCGGCATTGTCCGGAATCGAACCTGTATACATCGAGCAGGATAACCGGCCTTATATGGTCGGAGAGCGGACCAACGTGCTTGGCTCCCGCAAATTCAAACGGCTCATCGTTGAAGGCAAGTATGAAGAGGCTTCGGAAATCGCGCGCGCTCAGGTGAAGAGCGGGGCTCAGGTTGTGGATGTGTGCGTACAGGACCCCGACCGGGATGAAACGGAAGATATGGAGCAATTCCTGGAACTGGTCGTGAAAAAGGTCAAAGTTCCGCTTATGATCGATACGACCGATCCCAAGGTTATTGATCTTGCTCTGCAGTACTGCCAGGGCAAAGCGATAATTAACTCCATTAATCTTGAAGATGGTGAAGAAAAATTTGAGCACGTCACGCCGCTCATTCACAAGTACGGCGCGGCGGTGGTCGTCGGGACCATCGACGAAAGCGGCCAGGCCATCAAGGCGGAAGACAAGCTCGCGGTGGCCAGACGCTCCTATGATCTCCTCGTAGGCAAGTACGGCTTGTCGCCTGAAGATTTGATCTTCGACACGCTGGTGTTCCCTGTCGGCACAGGGGATGAACAGTATATCGGCTCGGCGAAGGAAACGATCGACGGTATCCGTCTGATCAAGGAAGCACTGCCGGGTGTCCATACCGTGCTGGGAATCAGCAACGTATCGTTCGGACTGCCGGAAGCGGGCCGGGAAGTGCTGAATTCCGTGTTCCTCTACGAGTGCACCAAGGCGGGACTGGATTATGCGATCGTCAATACGGAGAAGGTGGAGCGTTATGCCTCGATTCCGGAGGAAGAGCGCCGCTTGGCCGAAGATCTGATTTATAATACGAACGACGAGACGCTTGCCGTCTTTGTCGCCGCCTTCCGTGGCAAGAAAGTCGAGAAGAAGGAGAAGATCTCCAACCTGACTCTCGAAGAGCGTCTGGCTTCCTATGTGGTGGAGGGCAGCAAAGAAGGGCTGATCCCTGATCTCGACGAGGCGCTGAAGAAATACGGCGCGCTGGAGATTATCAACGGACCGCTCATGAGCGGAATGTCCGAGGTCGGGCGGCTGTTCAACAACAATGAGCTCATTGTCGCGGAGGTGCTGCAAAGCGCTGAAGTGATGAAAGCGTCGGTAGCCCATCTTGAGCAGTTCATGGAGAAGAACGAGAGCTCGGTCAAGGGCAAGATTCTGCTTGCCACCGTTAAGGGGGATGTGCATGATATCGGCAAAAATCTCGTCGAGATCATCCTCTCGAACAATGGTTATCAAATCGTCAATTTGGGTATAAAAGTACCACCGGAGACGATCATCGAAGCGTATAGACGGGAGAAAGCCGATGCCATCGGCTTGTCCGGCCTGCTCGTGAAGTCGGCGCAGCAGATGGTTCTGACGGCGCAGGATTTGCGTACGGCGGGAATAGACGTGCCGATTATGGTCGGCGGGGCGGCTCTGACCCGCAAGTTCACCAAGACACGTATCCGTCCGGAATACGACGGACTTGTGCTGTACGCCAAGGACGCCATGGACGGGCTTGATCTAGCCAATAAGCTGATGAACCCGCTGGAACGGGCCAAGATGGCCGAGGAGATGCGGGAGGAGAACGAGGCCGCTGCGGCTGCTCCGCAGAAACCGGAGCTTCCCCAGCTTACAAGAGCGGTGCGCTCGAATATATCACAGGATGCGCCGGTCTATATTCCGCCGGACCTGGAGCGGCATGTGCTCCGCAATTATCCGCTTGGCCACGTAATCCCTTATGTGAACATGCAAATGCTGCTCGGCCATCATTTGGGTCTAAGAGGCTCGGTCGAGGCGCAGCTGGCCGCAGGAGAATCCCGCGCGGTCGAATTGAAAGAGACAGTGGACGATCTGCTGCTTGAGGCGACGGTAAACGGAACGATCAGCCCGCATGCGATGTACCGGTTCTTCCCGGCTCAGTCCAGGGGCAATGATATTCTGATCTATGATCCTGAGGATACGGGAAAGGTTCTGCATACCTTTACTTTCCCAAGACAGCAGGTTGAGCCGTATCTTTGCCTGGCCGACTTCCTGAAGCCTGTGGACAGCGGCGTAATGGATTATGTCGGTTTCCTCGTGGTGACAGCGGGACACGGAGTACGCGAACTGTCCGAGGAACTGAAGAACAAGGGCGACTACCTGCGTTCCCATGCACTGCAAGCCCTGGCTCTTGAAGTCGCTGAAGGATTGGCCGAACGCGTCCATCATATGATGCGGGACACCTGGGGCTTCCCCGACTCGGCGGATATGACGATGAAACAAAGACACGGCGCCCGTTATCAAGGCATCCGCGTATCCTTCGGTTACCCGGCTTGCCCGGACCTGGAGGACCAAGGGCCGCTGTTCAAGCTGATGTCGCCCGAGGATATCGGAGTCCACTTGACGGACGGTTTTATGATGGAACCTGAGGCGTCCGTGTCTGCGATGGTTTTCGCCCATCCTGAAGCGCAGTATTTCAATGTGGAGAAAGCCTAA
- a CDS encoding FixH family protein, which yields MSRLILKKIVYSMVIAATLTGCSTGGNNHTAMDMSEMSMEPIKVELTWSPAEATVHQEITFEARITQGGDVVDDANEVLFEVVNTADPSKKLELTGQPDGEGKYTAVGALEEAGTYSVTSHATARTQHSMPTKSLTVKPQ from the coding sequence ATGTCGAGATTAATCCTGAAGAAGATTGTGTACTCCATGGTTATTGCCGCAACGCTTACAGGCTGCTCTACCGGAGGGAACAATCACACGGCCATGGATATGTCCGAGATGTCAATGGAACCGATCAAGGTCGAGCTAACGTGGAGTCCAGCCGAGGCGACAGTCCATCAGGAGATAACCTTTGAAGCCAGAATAACCCAGGGCGGCGATGTGGTGGACGATGCCAATGAAGTATTATTTGAAGTCGTAAATACCGCCGATCCGTCAAAAAAGCTTGAGCTCACGGGACAGCCGGACGGAGAGGGGAAATATACGGCAGTGGGGGCGCTGGAGGAAGCAGGAACCTATAGTGTGACCTCGCATGCAACCGCGCGGACGCAGCACTCCATGCCGACAAAATCGTTGACCGTTAAGCCGCAATAA
- a CDS encoding HAD family hydrolase, whose amino-acid sequence MPIAAVLFDLDDTLLWDERSIEEAFEYACKAAGEAVDPKELEAAVRREARSLYESYETFPFTQMIGINPFEALWANFTAGEQEQFRKLEQLAPIYRKESWRRGLAAVGIDDESLAETLAARFASERRGRPYMYEETLEILTALRGRVKLLLLTNGCPALQQEKLDGVPELIPFFDHIVISGTFGKGKPDASIFEHALKRLEIAPEQGIMVGDKLTTDIRGGLAAGLTTVWINRTGKPSDPEIIPHYEIKHLSELLPLVESL is encoded by the coding sequence ATGCCGATTGCCGCCGTACTGTTCGATTTGGATGATACCCTTTTGTGGGATGAGCGAAGCATTGAGGAAGCCTTTGAATACGCTTGTAAAGCGGCGGGTGAAGCCGTGGACCCCAAGGAACTTGAAGCTGCGGTCAGACGCGAAGCGAGAAGTCTCTATGAGTCTTACGAAACTTTTCCTTTTACGCAGATGATCGGAATTAACCCGTTTGAAGCGCTGTGGGCGAATTTTACGGCCGGAGAACAGGAACAGTTCCGGAAGCTGGAACAGCTTGCCCCAATTTACCGGAAGGAATCCTGGCGCCGCGGACTTGCGGCTGTGGGCATAGACGATGAGAGCCTGGCTGAGACGCTGGCTGCGCGTTTTGCTTCGGAACGGCGGGGCCGTCCTTATATGTATGAAGAGACGCTGGAAATCCTGACTGCGCTGCGCGGGCGTGTAAAGCTGCTGCTGCTGACCAACGGCTGTCCGGCCCTGCAGCAGGAGAAGTTGGATGGCGTACCTGAGCTGATTCCTTTTTTTGATCACATCGTCATATCAGGGACCTTTGGAAAAGGCAAGCCGGATGCGTCGATTTTCGAGCATGCGCTTAAGCGGCTGGAAATTGCTCCAGAGCAGGGAATCATGGTCGGCGACAAGCTCACGACAGATATCCGCGGCGGTTTGGCGGCCGGTCTTACAACGGTATGGATCAACCGTACCGGCAAACCATCCGACCCGGAAATTATCCCTCATTATGAAATTAAACATTTGTCGGAACTGCTTCCGCTGGTTGAGAGTCTCTAA
- a CDS encoding LysM peptidoglycan-binding domain-containing protein gives MLKYSTYRSIYNETPEPAAAERGSVSHHRNPSEKFSKVAGTRIHPFSSVQNLFKIVIVLLLIISGFTVVGQVFASSVSSPQQEKRVVVEPGDTLWSIAVKNKPSDMRTVVYIEAIKRYNDMNGSDIEAGVVLSVPVYK, from the coding sequence ATGTTAAAATACAGTACATACCGCAGCATTTATAATGAAACTCCTGAACCCGCGGCGGCGGAACGAGGTTCTGTTTCTCACCATAGGAATCCATCTGAAAAATTCTCCAAAGTGGCCGGTACGAGAATCCATCCCTTTTCATCAGTACAAAATCTGTTCAAAATTGTTATTGTCCTTCTTCTGATTATTTCCGGATTTACCGTCGTGGGTCAGGTCTTTGCCAGTTCGGTATCTTCACCGCAGCAGGAGAAACGGGTCGTTGTGGAGCCCGGTGATACATTGTGGAGCATTGCGGTCAAGAATAAACCTTCCGATATGAGAACCGTCGTATATATTGAAGCGATTAAACGGTATAACGATATGAATGGGTCGGATATTGAGGCCGGCGTGGTATTATCGGTTCCCGTTTACAAATAA
- a CDS encoding L,D-transpeptidase, protein MPNYRIIVDLSDRKLYLLDNNKVVRGFPVGIGKMLTQTPVGEYTIVNKQANPGGPFGVLWMGLSKPHYGIHGTNDPSSIGHLVSHGCIRMYNTDVLALSRIVPLHTRVTIRQ, encoded by the coding sequence ATGCCCAATTACCGGATCATTGTCGATTTGTCGGATCGCAAGCTGTATTTGTTGGATAACAATAAGGTCGTGAGGGGATTCCCCGTAGGAATCGGTAAGATGCTTACCCAGACACCCGTCGGCGAATATACGATTGTTAACAAACAGGCTAATCCGGGCGGACCGTTTGGCGTGCTCTGGATGGGTCTTTCCAAGCCCCATTATGGCATTCACGGAACCAATGATCCCAGTTCGATCGGCCATTTGGTCTCGCATGGCTGCATCCGGATGTACAATACAGACGTTCTCGCATTGTCCCGGATCGTTCCGCTGCATACGAGGGTCACGATACGGCAGTAG
- the lexA gene encoding transcriptional repressor LexA — MSKISSRQLAILEFIRNEVRSKGYPPSVREIGEAVGLASSSTVHGHLDRLEKKGLIRRDPTKPRAIELLGQEDSENVHQFVQTIARVPVVGKVTAGVPITATENIEDYFPLPTHYVGDNKVFMLSVIGDSMIEAGIMNGDYVIVRQQQTADNGDIVVAMTEDDEATVKTFYKERDHIRLQPENPSYEPLRLNRVSILGKVIGLFRDIH; from the coding sequence ATGTCAAAAATTTCGAGTCGCCAGCTGGCGATCCTGGAATTTATACGTAACGAAGTCCGCAGCAAGGGGTATCCGCCCTCCGTCCGGGAAATTGGCGAAGCCGTCGGTCTGGCTTCCAGCTCCACCGTACACGGACATCTTGACCGGCTGGAGAAGAAAGGGCTTATCCGCCGCGATCCCACTAAACCACGAGCTATTGAGCTGCTGGGTCAGGAAGATTCCGAGAATGTTCATCAATTCGTCCAGACGATTGCACGAGTGCCGGTAGTCGGAAAAGTAACAGCGGGTGTGCCAATAACCGCGACGGAGAATATCGAGGATTATTTTCCTCTTCCCACCCATTATGTCGGAGATAACAAGGTCTTTATGCTTTCCGTCATCGGCGACAGCATGATTGAAGCCGGTATCATGAACGGCGATTACGTTATCGTCCGTCAGCAGCAGACCGCCGACAATGGTGATATCGTCGTCGCTATGACCGAAGACGATGAGGCTACCGTCAAGACTTTCTATAAGGAGCGCGATCATATTCGGCTCCAGCCCGAGAATCCGTCCTACGAGCCGCTTCGGCTTAACCGGGTGAGTATTTTGGGAAAAGTGATCGGATTATTTAGAGACATTCATTAA
- a CDS encoding DUF896 domain-containing protein: MNIDELVNRINELARKHKNEGLNEEELAERAKLREIYLGNVRRNFRAQLDSIEIVDNDGNDQGGKGPLH; encoded by the coding sequence TTGAATATAGATGAACTGGTTAACCGCATTAATGAACTGGCGCGCAAACATAAGAACGAAGGACTTAATGAAGAAGAACTGGCAGAACGCGCGAAGCTCCGGGAAATATACCTTGGCAATGTCCGCCGCAACTTCCGGGCTCAACTGGATTCGATTGAAATTGTGGACAACGATGGAAATGATCAAGGCGGCAAAGGACCCTTGCACTAA